In Aethina tumida isolate Nest 87 chromosome 2, icAetTumi1.1, whole genome shotgun sequence, the DNA window TTGAAGTTGGAGCACAGGTTTATGAATTGGTTGGGGTCGTCGTGGACCTTGTGCTGCCATTTGAGTATTCCCGGGTCgtctacaaataaaacaactgtTGTTGTGGCACTTAAGCACCCCATAACTTACCTTCGTCACCGCTTCCTTTACAAATTAGTATTCCACACTCCTCAAACGCCTCCCTGATAGCGCAAATCCTTAACGAGATATACTTAGGTAAGCCACTGGAGACGtggttgttaaaaattaaagggaCGTTGTCCGTTGGCTTCAAATTAATCAGTTCATTTTGGCCGTAGCCAGCTTTTTGAAACAGCTCCATCCATTTGGGGTCCGAGTCACTTTTGGACAGATTCCCGCCGGGGAACACGTAATTGTTCGGCATGAAACCACTTTTGGAGCTCCGTTTCAAACATATAATCTTATAGTTGCAGCCTCGGGGATTCCCGGCGGCGGTTTTGGCTGCCACAATCAGACTGGCCGATTCGCgccatttattcaaaatagcGCTCATGATCTTGCGTTCTATTTGCACGACCTTGTCGCTATTTAATTGTCCTACGCAGtgataaattgttattgttttctttttgcTTGTATCACACgcacattaaacaaatttaataatagtactGTGACAAACATACCTTGGACGCTTCGGTCAACCTTGCTGCTTGCGCAAAATATTATCGGTCGATTACGAAAATTATGTGATTGTTTACCTTGCTTATTAACCATAAAATGCGCGTGGTTATGTGGTTGCAGATAAAGTAGCCGATTTCAACAAGGAATTGAATACACACTTGTCTTTATACATAGtacatttattaagtaatatagATGTTATCTATAATTGGTAGTAAACATGAATTATCTTAAGtagattcttttaaataaacaaacttacACAccatagaaatcaatatttattttgattggtttaaataattcattcgaATTGTTTGTAATGGTGAACACGTTGTGgggaaaattaatagtaattaaaataattcaattcatacattttattattattattggggTACCTAGAAAGTTTATGCCGGGTTTAGCTATTCTTTACTAGAGGGCAGCAATTTTTCACTTATTGGTAATTTGGTACTCATTGTCTCTATATATCATTATAGTACTTGAATCTTTTATAAGCCAAAAAActtgtaaatttttgtaatcattaataatttgaaacttcCTTTGAGTGTTTTTGagtaaatgtttcattttatttaagtcaACCAATCATTGTAGTACTTGAATCTTTTATAAGCCAAAAAACGTGTAAatctttgtaattattaataatttgaaatttccttTGAGTGTTTTTGagtaaatgtttcattttatttaagtactcATTGTCTTAACAAACCATTATAGTACTTGAAACACCACATATGAgccaaaaagttataaattaaatgcactGAGGTACtaagaaataaaacacatttagttgaaggtttacaataaattttatttaagttgaactattatacattatactgTTTACAGTTATTGAGGGAGGGGGTTCAGTTTTGATTTGATCAGACATTGATTGTAGATTTGGTACACCGACTTATGGAAGAAAGTTATCTGCTAGAATTTTTAGTCTTTAtcgaaattatattataaaatctgtCCAAAAGTTTATCTCCATAAACATATACAAACTTAATAgtcctaataattttttttgtataaaatatttaactataattttgatttattatattcaaaaacaatatatgtattaatatgtAGTCCTTAGACCGCAATGGAATAATCCGAGGGCTGGTTGGAACCGCTTGGTCTAGACCAAAGGGTGGACCGCAGACCTAGTTTAAGTTTCTTGAGCGTATCGATGTCGCATTCGGCCTCGCTAAGCTCGGGGCGATCGGGGGTGTTTTGTTCCGTTTGCGGTGCCGGTCTTTCCGTGAAAACGGTCTCCGCCACCGACAGTGGCAGCATCTGCCTTTGGGAGGCACTTCTGCCTCCCTGGGCCAACCACCTACGGGTAAGGTTGTCTTTCGTAAGAATAGATTGAGCGTGCAACTCTTTTGCATTCATATACCTCGATCTATTCCTCCGTGGCAGAGACTTTTGCTCCGACATCGGCGATATGTCCGAAGATGTACTCGACTGAGCTCCgtgatatataaaatctaaaaaattagcCGATCAAATATACAAATCGTGACAAGAACAatgatatttgaaaatgttatttcCTCAATTATTACAAAGACTACAAATCactcatcaaattaaaataaactaatatttacattacctGTAgtctttcaataatttaaatcatatatgTAGAGcatcaaagtaaattaataaatcccactaattttttatttttttttttttaaaattaagtccaGGTATAAACTCGCTCCAGGTATAAAATTCATGTATAAAGCCAATTTATCAGATTCAAATCATCAATTACATTTTGAGAAGACAACTTGCATctaaacagtaaattttataaaatggttcGTGCCCTGACCACCCCAAAAACCTCCAAGGAGCTGCGTGGAGTGgaaaacaaatcaaagaaCGTCAACAAAACCACCGTCAAGGATCAACGAAAActagaaaacaaacaaaaaaacgtTCTCAAGACTAAATCCCAAATAGGCCTTCAAAAACTGGAGGAGCTGGTGAAACAAGCTGACCAGTACAACGACCAGACCAAACGGATGAAGTACGTGAAGATGAGGACGATTGAAATCGCCCTCCTCATTGAGGACGCAAGTCGTCAAGCGAATGTTGAGGCTCAGTACACGAAGGACTTCAAGGAGTTTGTTGAAGGTGCCGTCAAGTATGGACACAAGTTACGTCTGCAGAAGAAGCTGGCCCAGTCCAGGAGGCAGATTGTCTCcaacgaaaataaatatgagGGTGTCAAGGCTGGATGCGTCAGTTTGTTTCAGGTTTTCAACGAGGGACAACTCTAGACGTGGCCTGGGTCTATTCTGCTTCTTCTAAACAGAAGAAGTAAAGTCGTTATGTTGTAAGCATCTACAAATATCTTGttgtaattaatgaaatgacAAATGAGAAGAAAGTTTTGTATGTTCAaccttcaaaaatatataagaagtcTGTAAACCATTTTAGTAAttgtttattctttatatGTAGAAAGGTAGGAAGCAAAGAAGTGTATAATATGAACACATCAGCAGAAGAAGCTGTTCAAGTCCAGAAGGCAGATGGAttgttatacatttattattgaatgacCTGTGTCATAAGATTGATGACTGGCACCAATATATATATGtccttcaaaaatattataaaaagtcaGTAAACCAGTTTAGTAGTATTTGATGCTTCACATATGGAAAGGCAGGAAGCAAAGAAGTGTATAATATGGACAAGTTAGCATAAGAAGCTGTTTAAGTCCAGAAGGCAGATGGACTGTTATACATAAAGATTGATGACTGGCTCCAATATATATccaaaaaaccttaaaaaatatcataaaaagtcAATAAACCAGATTAGTAGTTTAGTATTTTGATGCTTCACATATAGAAAGGCAGGAAGCAAAGAAATGTGAAGATGCTCTATGATAGAACTTCAGATTTCTTAGTTGTTCttattagaatttagaaaACTGGTATTATACTTCTGAgagatgtaaata includes these proteins:
- the LOC109604966 gene encoding acyl-coenzyme A diphosphatase NUDT19, encoding MVNKQGKQSHNFRNRPIIFCASSKVDRSVQGQLNSDKVVQIERKIMSAILNKWRESASLIVAAKTAAGNPRGCNYKIICLKRSSKSGFMPNNYVFPGGNLSKSDSDPKWMELFQKAGYGQNELINLKPTDNVPLIFNNHVSSGLPKYISLRICAIREAFEECGILICKGSGDEDDPGILKWQHKVHDDPNQFINLCSNFKVVPDVWSLKLWANWITPPSMPALFNAVFFITSYDNIPQTQAEETEVQDIKWCDPEEYLLMNREEKVIFPPPQFYELCRLNNFATFEELTKYINVRTLSGCESYFVHKVKTPEGVWSILPGDDLYPERIDEENKEMTKMDRLPDVERHNRMLHKSAYRNELYIKNFKPKADHLPPVPFR